The Deltaproteobacteria bacterium genome window below encodes:
- a CDS encoding DNA-formamidopyrimidine glycosylase, with the protein MPELPDVETMRRYFEKTSLRKRVVEVGIITPRVLDGSPEEFQAALMGRLFISTRRHGKYLFASAEGPWLVLHFGMTGGLEFKAAGGPPPPHTRVAFGFADGSRLYFFDMRMFGRAGITDDVDAFIERKKLGPDALSIKFGPFRAALRKTRRGIKQALMDQSVLAGLGNVYADEALFQSGIHPLADAGSLTDDDAQRLFRAIGKSLQKAVSLEAQASRFPKGFIIPRRYKGARCPRCGAEIEALSIQKRTAYFCPVCQRPKRGE; encoded by the coding sequence ATGCCCGAGCTTCCTGATGTGGAAACCATGAGGCGCTATTTCGAAAAGACTTCGCTCCGGAAACGAGTGGTTGAGGTCGGGATAATCACGCCGAGGGTGCTCGATGGAAGCCCGGAAGAATTCCAGGCCGCACTGATGGGGAGGCTCTTCATCTCCACAAGGAGGCATGGGAAGTACCTTTTCGCTTCGGCGGAAGGCCCGTGGCTCGTTCTGCACTTCGGCATGACGGGCGGGCTTGAGTTCAAGGCCGCGGGCGGGCCGCCGCCTCCGCACACGCGGGTGGCCTTCGGCTTTGCGGACGGCTCCCGACTCTATTTCTTCGATATGAGGATGTTCGGCAGGGCCGGGATAACGGACGATGTTGACGCGTTCATCGAGCGGAAAAAGCTCGGCCCGGACGCGCTCTCAATTAAATTCGGACCTTTCAGGGCGGCCCTAAGAAAAACGAGACGGGGCATCAAGCAGGCCCTCATGGACCAGTCGGTCCTGGCCGGTCTCGGTAACGTCTACGCCGACGAGGCGCTTTTCCAGTCGGGCATACACCCGCTTGCGGACGCAGGGAGCCTGACGGACGATGACGCGCAGAGGCTTTTCAGGGCCATTGGAAAATCGCTGCAGAAGGCCGTGAGCCTTGAGGCTCAAGCGTCCCGGTTCCCGAAGGGGTTCATAATCCCAAGAAGGTACAAAGGCGCGCGCTGTCCGAGGTGCGGGGCAGAGATCGAGGCGCTCTCGATACAGAAAAGGACTGCCTATTTCTGCCCGGTATGCCAGAGGCCGAAGCGAGGAGAATAA
- a CDS encoding cytochrome b/b6 domain-containing protein, which produces MSFRLKRESSAIQDKMGNSFRKNSVGYTLGAIVLHWASAVLIAAAFAIGAYMVTLAFSPSKLKLFSYHKWAGITIFLLAVIRLGWRSFNPPPPLPDGMPHWERNAARASHLILYALMLAVPLTGWLMSSAHGFQTVFLGILPLPDLVTRDKALAEWLELVHFVMNKALLAAVAVHIMAALKHHFIDRDDVLRRILGLRTLAGALLLIAMLPDIAASVPIVKEDSRIDFISRQMGVPIKGGFGKFDADVVFDPADAAKSKAMITIYLDSIDAGSDEATVEIKRKSWFDTANHPRAEFRSTSVKETGPGRYVVSGVMAIKGREKQVSAPFTAKKAGDSWVFEGKFIIKRLDFGIGEGAWSDTGTVADEVEILFRFRAPAGKK; this is translated from the coding sequence TTGAGCTTCCGCCTGAAAAGGGAGTCCAGCGCTATCCAGGACAAGATGGGTAACTCATTCCGGAAAAATTCCGTTGGTTACACCCTCGGGGCCATAGTCCTCCACTGGGCGAGCGCGGTCCTCATAGCCGCGGCTTTCGCCATAGGGGCCTACATGGTAACGCTCGCGTTCTCTCCGTCGAAGCTCAAGCTTTTCTCATACCACAAATGGGCCGGGATCACGATATTTCTCCTGGCCGTCATAAGGCTCGGCTGGCGGTCGTTCAACCCGCCGCCGCCCCTTCCGGACGGGATGCCCCATTGGGAGCGGAACGCGGCCAGGGCATCGCACTTGATCCTCTACGCGCTCATGCTCGCGGTCCCGCTCACGGGCTGGCTCATGAGCTCGGCCCACGGTTTCCAGACGGTCTTTCTGGGAATCCTTCCGCTACCAGACCTGGTAACCAGGGACAAGGCCCTTGCGGAATGGCTTGAGCTCGTCCACTTCGTCATGAACAAGGCCCTTCTGGCCGCGGTTGCCGTCCACATAATGGCCGCCCTCAAGCACCACTTCATAGACAGGGACGACGTCCTCCGGCGCATACTCGGGCTCCGCACGCTCGCGGGCGCCCTGCTCCTTATCGCCATGCTGCCGGACATTGCCGCTTCGGTCCCGATAGTCAAGGAAGACAGCCGCATCGATTTTATCTCCAGGCAGATGGGGGTCCCCATAAAGGGGGGCTTCGGCAAATTCGACGCCGATGTGGTTTTTGATCCCGCGGACGCCGCCAAGAGCAAAGCGATGATAACCATATATCTCGACAGCATTGACGCGGGCTCCGATGAGGCCACTGTCGAGATAAAGCGGAAGTCCTGGTTCGATACGGCAAACCACCCCAGGGCCGAGTTCAGATCGACCTCGGTCAAGGAGACCGGGCCGGGCCGATACGTCGTAAGCGGAGTCATGGCCATCAAAGGCCGGGAAAAACAGGTGAGCGCGCCTTTTACGGCCAAGAAGGCCGGAGATTCGTGGGTCTTTGAAGGCAAGTTCATTATAAAGCGCCTCGATTTCGGGATAGGCGAAGGCGCCTGGTCCGACACCGGGACCGTTGCGGATGAGGTCGAGATACTCTTCAGGTTCAGGGCGCCGGCCGGAAAAAAATGA
- a CDS encoding YceI family protein, translating into MKRLMAAVSVLFFALPAYAEVESYVIDQRHTYPSFEVSHMGLSTQRGRFNTTSGRITLDRAARTGTVEIMIDAKTINTGLEELEKHLRNEDFFNVDKYPTITFKSSAVEFENDVPKSIAGELTLLGVTRPVTLAVSSFNCRVHPINKKYVCGADAATTIKRSDFGMTYAIPGVSDEVKLLLQVEAFKEGQ; encoded by the coding sequence ATGAAAAGACTGATGGCGGCTGTTTCGGTTCTATTCTTCGCGCTCCCCGCTTATGCGGAGGTGGAGAGCTACGTTATCGACCAGCGGCACACTTACCCGAGCTTCGAGGTGAGCCACATGGGGCTTTCGACCCAGCGCGGACGCTTCAATACCACGAGCGGCCGCATAACCCTCGACCGCGCGGCAAGGACGGGGACCGTGGAAATAATGATAGACGCTAAAACGATAAACACCGGCCTCGAGGAGCTGGAGAAGCACTTGAGGAACGAGGACTTCTTCAACGTCGACAAATACCCGACCATAACCTTCAAATCAAGCGCGGTCGAGTTCGAGAATGATGTGCCGAAGAGCATTGCAGGCGAGCTCACGCTACTGGGCGTAACCAGGCCCGTCACCCTCGCCGTATCTTCGTTCAACTGCAGGGTGCACCCGATAAACAAGAAATACGTCTGCGGGGCTGACGCGGCGACCACGATAAAACGCTCGGATTTCGGCATGACCTACGCCATACCTGGGGTGAGCGACGAGGTGAAGCTCCTTTTGCAGGTGGAGGCGTTCAAGGAAGGGCAGTAA